The Polycladomyces zharkentensis genome includes a window with the following:
- a CDS encoding AAA domain-containing protein, with translation MEKEKRLLRYLFRSFQDRDNDSFHRKQGVHIPEPEFRQGELSAESIKLIKDKMNPDEEAELHICPVFLERTDDPNQILTPLFLPARLEDGKLLPITHRPAYIPRKYLEPTVGHELVLGRLDQLDALAEQTAYAVEGNWSEAIAYAEKLFQHVIGERLQSFVIDGYRRSEQVWVVPIQEGKLNKEFIALYKHLVGSETLPALLQNYLSLEEQKNEPILSCLDQSERHLGQMNHVYPLSPGQRESLHHFFTLNEGEMLAVNGPPGTGKTTLLQNVVASLWVEAAAKGMDDPPVIVATSANNKAITNIIDSFGQTGEKQPDTRTVWGKKAVQLQGRWIPGLKSYGLYLPASSQMGKLAESGHPYHVVSENGEDFMKQMEMPSQVAEAKTYFLSRCAEYAGSTVDSLSFAAELLQTDLVRTCEAIRDGVNLAKQYQAYQERLNREYDGSIEKLSEQIREWEEQEMEASKRKQFYVRLKRDWTEHLNKEPLWWKWLFFLPGINERRRRRNEVFLLEKNHPIEVFSFANDEISRAIDREIQKHEADRQAAEAKRTELQQLLEKIRQSEHRLRTWCRNHEVPFSDSMETLDTSLRYLAFRLATHYWEAKWLMEMEEQIAKGYQESKSSRKTRKKWRRYAKLTPCFVATFHMLPKWFCVYDPVVNQGKKKYQSGYLTGFIDLLIIDEAGQVSPDLAVPAISLAKKALVVGDTMQIEPISSVTRDVDHGNLLGTGVIADLKEAEEIEEKGVTAALGSVMRIAQRRSKYRKNERFGGMFLSEHRRCVPEIIRYCNLLAYGGDLQPLRPSEKKYDFLPHLGYADIRGEAKDAGGRGKFNVEEAEAIVGWIRNHREKLEHISGKAIGDILGIVTPFRYQTVLIRELLKELGISDITVGTVHALQGAEKDIVLFSPVVGSKSGKPFYDRNLNMMNVAVSRAKDSFLVFGNMEEFGLIPGTPSHLLKSLLYKPENKIPVSYQNDRLLPHLTRRMRTRRDSFSMQDRTIVQQIIHIHKNEGQVLIAQDQGKIVATQNIRK, from the coding sequence ATGGAAAAAGAAAAGCGTTTATTGCGATACCTGTTCCGTAGTTTCCAAGATCGCGACAATGATTCTTTTCATCGAAAACAAGGCGTCCATATTCCGGAACCGGAATTTCGTCAAGGAGAACTCTCAGCGGAAAGCATCAAACTGATTAAGGACAAAATGAACCCCGATGAGGAAGCGGAATTGCACATTTGTCCGGTTTTTCTGGAACGTACAGATGATCCGAACCAGATCCTCACGCCGTTATTCCTGCCGGCCCGGTTGGAAGACGGCAAACTGTTGCCGATTACTCATCGTCCCGCATACATACCGAGAAAGTACTTGGAACCGACTGTGGGCCACGAATTGGTTTTGGGCAGATTGGATCAACTGGACGCGTTGGCCGAACAAACGGCGTATGCCGTAGAGGGTAACTGGTCTGAAGCTATTGCTTATGCGGAAAAACTTTTTCAGCATGTCATCGGCGAGCGGTTGCAAAGTTTTGTGATCGACGGCTATCGACGCAGTGAACAGGTGTGGGTGGTACCGATCCAGGAAGGAAAGCTGAACAAAGAGTTCATTGCATTGTATAAGCATTTGGTTGGATCAGAGACTTTACCTGCTCTGTTGCAAAACTACCTTTCTCTTGAGGAACAGAAAAATGAACCAATTCTTTCCTGTCTCGATCAATCGGAACGTCATCTCGGTCAGATGAATCATGTCTATCCGCTGTCTCCCGGTCAGCGGGAATCGTTGCATCATTTTTTCACCCTGAATGAAGGGGAGATGTTGGCTGTCAATGGACCGCCGGGAACAGGTAAAACCACCCTGCTGCAAAATGTGGTCGCTTCGCTGTGGGTGGAGGCGGCAGCGAAAGGGATGGACGATCCGCCGGTAATTGTCGCAACGTCGGCCAACAACAAAGCGATCACCAATATCATCGACAGCTTCGGTCAAACGGGAGAGAAACAACCGGACACCCGGACGGTTTGGGGAAAGAAAGCGGTCCAGTTGCAGGGCAGATGGATTCCCGGGCTGAAGAGTTACGGTTTGTATCTGCCTGCGTCATCACAGATGGGGAAATTGGCGGAATCGGGTCATCCGTACCATGTTGTCAGCGAAAACGGCGAAGATTTCATGAAACAAATGGAAATGCCGAGCCAAGTTGCAGAAGCAAAAACTTACTTTTTAAGTCGGTGTGCTGAGTACGCGGGTTCAACGGTGGACAGTCTGTCATTCGCGGCGGAACTTTTGCAAACCGATCTTGTTCGAACCTGTGAAGCGATTCGGGATGGGGTGAATTTGGCTAAACAGTATCAGGCGTATCAGGAACGGTTGAACCGGGAATACGACGGATCGATCGAGAAACTGTCGGAACAGATCCGAGAATGGGAAGAACAGGAAATGGAGGCGTCCAAAAGAAAACAGTTCTATGTGAGGTTGAAACGGGATTGGACGGAACATCTAAACAAGGAACCGCTGTGGTGGAAATGGCTCTTTTTCCTTCCCGGGATCAACGAGAGAAGGCGGCGGCGAAATGAAGTGTTTCTTCTGGAAAAAAACCATCCGATCGAGGTCTTCTCTTTTGCAAATGATGAAATCAGTCGCGCCATCGACCGGGAGATCCAAAAACACGAGGCCGACCGACAGGCGGCGGAAGCGAAGCGAACCGAATTACAGCAATTGCTCGAAAAGATTCGTCAATCAGAACATCGTCTCCGAACATGGTGCCGAAATCATGAAGTCCCGTTTTCCGACTCCATGGAGACACTGGATACCAGCCTTCGGTACTTGGCTTTTCGTCTCGCCACTCACTATTGGGAAGCCAAATGGTTGATGGAGATGGAAGAGCAAATTGCCAAAGGATATCAAGAGAGCAAATCCAGCCGGAAAACCAGAAAAAAATGGCGGCGATACGCCAAACTGACTCCGTGTTTTGTCGCCACTTTTCATATGCTGCCGAAGTGGTTTTGCGTGTACGATCCGGTCGTGAACCAAGGAAAGAAAAAATACCAATCGGGGTATCTGACGGGTTTCATCGACCTGCTGATCATCGATGAGGCCGGGCAAGTTTCTCCGGATTTGGCCGTCCCGGCGATTTCCCTCGCCAAAAAAGCGTTGGTGGTGGGAGATACCATGCAAATCGAGCCCATCTCCTCAGTAACCCGGGACGTGGATCACGGAAATCTTTTGGGAACCGGTGTGATCGCCGATTTGAAAGAAGCGGAGGAGATCGAGGAGAAGGGCGTGACAGCAGCCCTCGGAAGCGTCATGAGGATCGCTCAACGGAGAAGCAAATATCGGAAGAACGAACGGTTCGGAGGTATGTTCCTCTCCGAACACCGCCGTTGTGTACCGGAGATCATCCGGTACTGCAACCTCCTCGCTTATGGCGGCGATTTGCAACCATTGCGTCCGTCAGAGAAAAAATACGACTTTCTCCCGCATCTGGGATATGCCGACATCAGGGGGGAAGCCAAAGACGCCGGAGGAAGGGGAAAGTTCAATGTTGAAGAAGCCGAAGCCATCGTTGGTTGGATTCGGAATCATCGTGAAAAACTCGAACACATTTCGGGGAAAGCCATTGGAGACATCTTGGGAATTGTCACTCCGTTTCGATACCAGACCGTTTTGATTCGCGAGTTGTTGAAGGAATTGGGGATTTCAGACATCACTGTCGGCACGGTTCATGCTTTGCAGGGGGCGGAAAAGGATATTGTCCTGTTTTCGCCCGTGGTTGGTTCCAAGTCTGGCAAGCCCTTTTACGACCGGAATCTCAATATGATGAATGTGGCCGTTTCCCGGGCGAAGGACAGCTTTCTCGTCTTCGGCAATATGGAGGAGTTCGGCTTGATCCCCGGCACTCCGTCCCATTTGTTGAAAAGTCTCTTGTACAAGCCGGAGAATAAAATTCCTGTTTCCTATCAAAATGATCGTCTGTTGCCGCATCTGACCCGACGCATGCGAACCCGTCGCGATTCCTTCTCCATGCAGGATCGCACCATCGTTCAACAGATCATCCATATCCACAAAAATGAGGGACAAGTGTTGATCGCACAAGATCAAGGCAAGATCGTGGCGACACAGAACATCAGAAAATGA
- a CDS encoding calcium-translocating P-type ATPase, SERCA-type, with protein MIRGLSEYGYQRGWDKGGGNVTEYGHWVDVDTREVLDHFAVDPATGLRTSEAKRRLRRVGANQLTEGQRISPLVLLLNQFKDFMVLVLLAATLVSGLLGEYTDAIAIIAIVVLNAVLGFVQEVKAERSLQVLKQLSAPTARVLRDGKWQRMPAAELVPGDVVGLESGDRIPADVRFLQVEGLYVEESALTGESLPVEKTNVRLNRSDVPLGDRKNMGYMGTMVVRGTAKAVVVDTGMRTEMGRIAHLIQSTETVQTPLQRRLEQLGKILIAVALMLTALVVVTGILHGHDAYKMFLSGVSLAVAAIPEGLPAIVTIALALGVQRMIRRRAIVRKLPSVETLGCATVICSDKTGTLTQNKMTVTRVWADRQLMEVTGSGFDPEGAFLLNGREVRVDQSPALRRLLEIAVLCNNAALITENGRNGRLRRRRETWRIDGDPTEGALLVTGAKGGMKQEQMKRDWRREKEFPFDSSRKMMSVIVERGGKRMLLAKGAPDVLINKCTHIWHEGRIQPMTERLRAEALQTNEQLASMALRNLAFAFREFHGTTASERETTLERNLVFVGLAGMIDPPREEVREAILNCRKAGIKTVMITGDHQATAVAIARQLGILQAGGLTVTGRDLYNMSESELKEKVHHIDVYARVSPEHKLRIVQALQANGHVVAMTGDGVNDAPAIKAADIGIAMGVTGTDVSKEASALVLADDNFTTIAAAIEEGRSIYDNIRKFISYLLASNVGEILVMFIAMMAGMPLPLVPIQILWVNLVTDGLPALALGVDPPEENTMNRPPRNSRESIFARGVGWKILTRGLLIGVFTVGAFWVVYTETPDDLVRAQTVAFATLVMSQLVYVFDCRSNLTVFHRHPLENKPLVLAVLSSVLLLIGVIYYAPLQPVFHTVALSLREWALVAAASAFPTLIAGLVDSLPIARRMVHG; from the coding sequence ATGATTCGGGGCCTGTCTGAATATGGTTACCAGAGAGGATGGGACAAAGGAGGAGGGAACGTGACGGAATATGGGCATTGGGTGGATGTGGACACCCGGGAGGTGTTGGACCATTTTGCTGTCGATCCGGCAACCGGTTTACGCACGTCCGAAGCGAAGCGGCGGTTGCGACGGGTTGGTGCCAACCAGCTGACCGAAGGGCAGCGCATCTCCCCGCTGGTATTGCTGTTGAATCAATTCAAGGATTTCATGGTGCTGGTCCTGCTGGCAGCCACGCTGGTGTCCGGCTTATTGGGAGAATACACGGATGCGATTGCGATTATCGCCATTGTCGTCCTCAACGCAGTGTTGGGATTTGTGCAGGAAGTGAAAGCGGAGCGGTCGTTGCAGGTATTGAAACAGTTATCGGCGCCCACAGCCCGCGTGTTGCGGGATGGTAAGTGGCAACGGATGCCGGCGGCAGAACTCGTGCCGGGTGATGTGGTCGGGTTGGAGAGCGGAGACCGGATACCGGCGGATGTCCGTTTTTTGCAAGTGGAAGGCCTGTATGTGGAAGAGTCCGCTCTGACGGGTGAGTCACTGCCCGTAGAGAAGACGAATGTCCGGCTGAACCGCTCCGACGTACCTTTGGGCGATCGCAAAAACATGGGATACATGGGAACAATGGTGGTTCGCGGGACAGCCAAGGCTGTCGTGGTGGATACGGGCATGCGTACGGAGATGGGACGGATCGCCCACCTCATCCAATCCACGGAAACGGTGCAGACGCCGCTGCAGCGCCGCTTGGAACAGTTGGGGAAAATATTGATCGCAGTCGCGTTGATGTTGACGGCGTTGGTGGTGGTTACGGGCATTCTGCACGGCCATGATGCGTACAAAATGTTTTTGTCCGGCGTCAGTCTGGCAGTGGCCGCCATACCCGAAGGATTGCCCGCCATCGTCACGATTGCGCTGGCCCTGGGTGTGCAGCGGATGATCCGCAGGCGGGCGATCGTGCGCAAGCTGCCGTCCGTGGAAACGTTGGGGTGTGCCACAGTCATCTGTTCGGACAAGACGGGTACGCTGACGCAAAACAAAATGACCGTGACACGGGTGTGGGCGGACCGTCAATTGATGGAAGTGACGGGAAGCGGGTTTGATCCTGAGGGTGCATTCCTGTTGAATGGCCGGGAGGTACGGGTCGACCAATCGCCGGCGCTGCGTCGTCTGTTGGAAATAGCCGTGTTGTGCAACAATGCGGCGTTGATCACGGAGAACGGGCGAAACGGGCGACTGCGACGGAGACGGGAAACCTGGCGCATCGACGGTGATCCGACGGAAGGCGCGTTGTTGGTGACCGGGGCCAAGGGCGGGATGAAACAGGAGCAAATGAAACGGGATTGGCGGCGGGAGAAAGAGTTTCCCTTTGACTCTTCGCGCAAAATGATGTCCGTGATTGTGGAGCGCGGCGGGAAACGGATGTTGCTGGCCAAAGGGGCACCGGATGTTTTGATCAATAAATGCACCCATATTTGGCACGAAGGTCGCATCCAACCGATGACGGAACGGCTTCGGGCCGAAGCGCTTCAAACGAACGAACAATTGGCATCGATGGCACTGCGCAATTTGGCGTTTGCATTCCGGGAATTTCACGGGACGACCGCATCGGAGAGGGAAACGACACTGGAGCGCAACCTCGTGTTCGTCGGGTTGGCCGGGATGATCGATCCGCCGAGGGAAGAGGTGAGGGAGGCGATCCTCAACTGCCGGAAAGCGGGCATCAAGACGGTGATGATCACGGGTGATCATCAAGCGACGGCGGTGGCCATCGCCCGGCAGTTGGGGATTTTGCAGGCGGGCGGTTTGACAGTAACCGGAAGGGATCTCTATAATATGAGCGAGTCGGAATTGAAAGAAAAAGTTCATCATATCGACGTCTACGCCCGTGTATCACCGGAACACAAACTGCGCATCGTTCAGGCATTGCAGGCAAACGGACACGTGGTGGCCATGACGGGGGACGGCGTCAACGACGCACCCGCCATCAAAGCGGCGGATATCGGTATCGCGATGGGCGTCACCGGCACGGATGTGTCCAAGGAAGCGTCTGCACTGGTACTGGCGGATGACAATTTCACCACGATCGCCGCTGCCATCGAAGAGGGGCGCAGCATTTACGACAATATCCGCAAGTTCATCAGCTATTTGTTGGCGAGCAATGTGGGTGAAATCCTCGTCATGTTCATCGCGATGATGGCGGGGATGCCGTTGCCGCTCGTGCCCATTCAGATATTGTGGGTCAATTTGGTGACGGACGGCTTGCCCGCGCTGGCGCTCGGCGTGGACCCGCCGGAGGAAAACACGATGAACCGCCCGCCTCGCAACAGCCGTGAAAGTATTTTTGCCCGCGGCGTGGGGTGGAAAATATTGACGCGCGGTCTCTTGATCGGGGTGTTTACGGTGGGAGCCTTTTGGGTGGTCTACACCGAAACGCCCGACGATCTGGTTCGTGCGCAGACGGTCGCCTTTGCCACTTTGGTGATGTCCCAATTGGTGTACGTATTTGATTGCCGCAGCAACCTGACTGTGTTTCACCGGCATCCGCTGGAGAACAAACCGTTGGTGTTGGCCGTTCTCTCTTCGGTTCTGCTGTTGATCGGCGTCATCTACTATGCGCCGCTCCAACCCGTTTTCCACACGGTGGCATTGTCCCTGCGCGAATGGGCACTGGTGGCGGCAGCGTCCGCTTTCCCGACGCTGATCGCCGGGTTGGTGGACAGTTTGCCGATTGCGCGGCGTATGGTTCACGGGTGA
- the fdhD gene encoding formate dehydrogenase accessory sulfurtransferase FdhD, with protein MRLHPFPPPRSNVSRRHIRRVTGGQISTRTDRIIVEEPMEIRIRLYGVPEPIPLGVTMRTPGHDFELAAGWLFAEGILRSPDEVSHLTYCTDPHVDQEQRYNIVNVHLRPGIRPNLDRPRRRFAAMSGCGVCGTASLASLRAQGVVPAKGRIRLRAALLPRMGEVFRQSQRLFQQTGGLHAAALFDEEGRLLSIREDVGRHNAVDKLIGQAWLNRQCPLDRKILMVSSRAGFEIVQKAAVAGVPILITMSAPSTLACDTARAFGITLIGFARGASFNVYTGEERVWLEESERADG; from the coding sequence ATGAGGCTCCATCCGTTTCCTCCTCCGAGAAGCAATGTGTCTCGCAGGCATATCCGGCGTGTGACCGGAGGTCAAATCTCCACGAGGACGGACCGGATCATCGTGGAAGAACCGATGGAAATCCGCATCCGGCTGTATGGTGTTCCCGAACCGATTCCCCTCGGGGTGACGATGCGCACCCCGGGCCATGATTTCGAACTGGCTGCGGGATGGTTGTTTGCCGAGGGCATTTTGCGCTCGCCTGACGAAGTGTCGCATCTCACCTATTGTACAGACCCCCATGTGGATCAAGAACAACGCTACAACATCGTGAACGTGCATTTGCGTCCCGGCATCCGTCCGAATCTGGACCGGCCCCGCCGCCGTTTTGCGGCCATGTCGGGATGCGGTGTCTGCGGAACGGCGTCACTGGCATCCCTTCGTGCCCAGGGTGTCGTTCCGGCAAAGGGGCGGATTCGGTTACGCGCCGCTCTGTTGCCACGGATGGGAGAGGTGTTTCGCCAGAGTCAACGTCTGTTTCAGCAGACAGGCGGATTGCATGCAGCCGCCTTGTTTGATGAAGAGGGACGGTTGTTGTCCATCCGCGAGGACGTGGGTCGGCACAATGCGGTGGACAAACTGATCGGCCAAGCATGGCTCAACCGGCAGTGTCCGCTGGACCGGAAGATCCTGATGGTGAGCAGTCGTGCCGGGTTCGAAATCGTACAAAAGGCGGCGGTTGCCGGCGTGCCCATCCTCATCACGATGTCGGCACCGTCCACATTGGCATGTGATACCGCCCGTGCGTTCGGCATCACGCTGATCGGATTCGCACGTGGCGCCTCGTTCAATGTGTATACGGGTGAGGAGCGGGTATGGTTGGAGGAGTCGGAACGGGCAGACGGGTAA
- a CDS encoding Rqc2 family fibronectin-binding protein yields MSFDGLVTRAAVREMQMLVGGRINKIYQPSENELLLQVRVQQRNHLLLISAHPSYARIHLTRHMTENPLEPPMFCMLMRKHCEGGIITAIEQVDMERIVHIHIRARNDLGDDVTRLLIAEIMGRHSNIILTDPESNHIIDAVRRVSHAVNRYRQVLPGVTYRRPPTQDKHHPLTADEATFIRSLDFNQGRLDRQIVDRFAGISPVVAKEIVHRAGLGERSRLWQAFSKVMADIREHRYQPTIVVSPEQKAFFSVVALTHLKGDAQTFDSVSSCLDAFFHGKAERDRVRQQTLDLVRKLKNEIEKNEKKIQVLEREIREAEKAENARIYGELLTAYMHQIQRGDRVARVINYYDPEAPEIEIPLDPQLTPSENAQRYFKRYNKAKATRQWNKEQMEKAQQDITYLESVLALLENASLKEVEQIREELEEEGWLRPSGKGTRKRKKEAPSPAVYHSSEGIPILVGKNNKQNDYLTHHLASSGDTWLHTKDIPGSHVVIRARTFGEQTLHEAAMLAAYFSKARHSSQVPVDYTLVKYVRKPSGARPGFVIYDHQKTLYVTPDESVIRQLTEKARS; encoded by the coding sequence ATGTCGTTCGACGGCTTGGTCACCCGTGCCGCCGTTCGGGAGATGCAGATGCTGGTCGGCGGGCGGATCAACAAAATCTATCAACCGAGTGAAAACGAGTTGTTGCTGCAAGTAAGGGTACAACAACGGAATCATCTGTTGCTCATCTCGGCACACCCGTCTTATGCCCGGATTCATCTCACCCGCCATATGACGGAAAATCCCTTGGAGCCGCCAATGTTTTGCATGCTGATGCGCAAACACTGCGAAGGCGGGATCATCACCGCCATCGAACAAGTGGACATGGAGCGGATCGTTCACATCCACATCCGCGCCCGCAACGATTTGGGCGATGATGTGACCCGCCTGCTGATCGCGGAGATCATGGGTCGTCACAGCAACATCATCCTGACAGACCCGGAATCCAACCACATCATCGACGCCGTCCGCCGCGTCTCCCATGCCGTCAACCGTTACCGTCAGGTGTTGCCGGGCGTGACGTACCGGCGGCCGCCCACCCAGGACAAACATCACCCGTTAACTGCGGATGAAGCGACGTTCATCCGTTCGTTGGACTTCAACCAGGGCCGGTTGGACCGACAGATCGTCGACCGATTCGCCGGTATCAGCCCCGTGGTCGCCAAAGAGATCGTCCATCGGGCAGGGTTGGGGGAGCGGTCGCGGTTGTGGCAGGCCTTTTCCAAGGTGATGGCCGACATCCGCGAACACCGGTACCAACCCACCATCGTCGTCTCCCCCGAACAGAAGGCGTTTTTCTCCGTGGTGGCATTAACCCACCTGAAGGGAGATGCGCAAACGTTCGACAGTGTCAGTTCGTGTCTGGATGCCTTTTTCCACGGGAAAGCGGAACGGGATCGTGTCCGGCAGCAAACATTGGATCTCGTGCGCAAACTGAAAAACGAGATTGAGAAGAATGAAAAAAAAATCCAAGTGTTGGAACGGGAAATCCGGGAAGCGGAAAAGGCGGAAAATGCACGGATTTACGGGGAATTGCTCACCGCCTATATGCACCAGATTCAACGGGGAGACCGGGTGGCACGGGTGATCAACTATTACGATCCGGAAGCGCCCGAGATCGAAATTCCGCTCGATCCGCAGTTGACCCCGTCGGAAAACGCCCAGCGCTATTTCAAGCGTTACAACAAGGCGAAAGCCACACGCCAATGGAACAAAGAGCAAATGGAAAAAGCACAGCAAGACATCACTTATCTGGAGTCCGTACTGGCATTGTTGGAAAACGCCTCGTTGAAAGAAGTGGAGCAAATTCGGGAGGAACTGGAGGAAGAAGGCTGGCTGCGTCCATCGGGAAAAGGAACGCGCAAGCGGAAAAAGGAAGCACCTTCCCCGGCTGTTTATCATTCTTCTGAAGGGATTCCCATTCTCGTGGGCAAAAACAACAAACAAAACGATTATTTGACCCATCACCTCGCCTCGTCCGGGGACACATGGTTGCACACCAAGGACATCCCCGGCTCGCACGTGGTGATCCGGGCCCGAACGTTCGGCGAACAAACCTTGCACGAGGCTGCCATGCTGGCCGCTTACTTCAGCAAAGCCCGTCATTCCAGTCAAGTGCCGGTCGATTACACATTGGTCAAATACGTGCGTAAACCTTCCGGCGCCCGTCCGGGTTTTGTCATCTATGACCATCAAAAAACGCTGTATGTCACACCGGATGAATCGGTGATCCGACAACTGACGGAAAAGGCAAGGTCTTAA
- a CDS encoding HEAT repeat domain-containing protein has translation MNSGDEREKNRTLPNVCDVRQLGKRDTMWPAFQAMVEKGEAAVPVLMEGLQDVDEQVRGVAAVALGEIGSAARGAVPQLIALLHEENRETRMAAALALMKIGADAVEALQSCLRSDNRQARFWAAWALTMNDPSQTEAVYVLREAWADDRNDKYVHLAAAEAIFKAMRHQSSER, from the coding sequence ATGAATTCCGGAGATGAAAGAGAAAAAAACCGTACGTTGCCAAACGTTTGCGATGTTCGTCAACTGGGAAAACGGGATACGATGTGGCCTGCCTTTCAAGCAATGGTGGAAAAAGGAGAGGCAGCGGTTCCTGTGCTGATGGAAGGCTTGCAGGATGTGGATGAACAGGTGCGAGGGGTAGCGGCGGTTGCGTTGGGTGAGATTGGAAGCGCGGCAAGAGGAGCGGTTCCGCAGCTGATCGCGCTGCTGCATGAAGAAAACCGGGAAACGCGCATGGCGGCGGCATTGGCGCTGATGAAAATCGGAGCTGATGCGGTCGAAGCATTGCAATCGTGTCTCAGATCGGACAACCGGCAAGCACGTTTTTGGGCGGCCTGGGCCTTGACCATGAACGATCCGTCACAAACGGAAGCCGTGTACGTGCTGCGCGAAGCCTGGGCGGATGATCGCAATGACAAATATGTTCATTTGGCCGCGGCGGAAGCCATTTTCAAAGCGATGCGGCATCAGTCTTCCGAACGGTAG
- a CDS encoding DUF1641 domain-containing protein: MAAPTREIVSNRKPATEEKLSPEAVQLLNRWAEQKEAVDELIDVISLLHEKGWLRTAKAFLASTDELLTVALEQLNTPGGKRLLRNLIHTGVLLSAVDLPSAVKTAEEAEKETERPGMWTLLQTLRDPEVIAAIRYFLNLAKRLRPEEGKESGEETR, from the coding sequence ATGGCCGCACCCACGAGAGAAATCGTCTCCAACCGGAAACCCGCCACTGAAGAGAAGCTGTCTCCGGAAGCGGTCCAATTGCTGAACCGTTGGGCTGAACAAAAAGAGGCGGTCGATGAACTGATCGATGTGATCAGTTTGCTTCACGAAAAAGGATGGTTGCGAACGGCCAAGGCTTTTTTGGCATCGACCGACGAGCTGTTGACCGTCGCACTGGAGCAGTTGAATACGCCGGGCGGCAAGCGTTTGTTGCGCAACCTGATTCATACGGGTGTCCTGTTGTCCGCGGTCGATCTGCCGTCTGCGGTCAAAACGGCGGAAGAAGCGGAAAAAGAGACGGAGCGACCGGGCATGTGGACACTGCTCCAAACCCTGCGCGATCCCGAAGTGATCGCCGCCATCCGTTATTTCCTGAATCTCGCCAAAAGGTTGCGTCCGGAAGAAGGAAAGGAAAGCGGGGAGGAAACGAGATGA
- a CDS encoding MFS transporter, protein MLQTKWSEATPSSRHHPYVQALQEGFREATRNHVVRSVILIGISWGFAGGGYQILIPLLGSKVYDLQGFGIGILYAIDGLGVLTGAYCLKKFIKDQHRRAVVWYGVSYLTQALFFALLAQTNTFLTGVLMLYLMRVSSGIIIPLDTYLLQTHTNEEVRGRVFSLHLATYGGVMQLSYVVSGWTYEQLGIPLVGLGIGTISFLCGMSWLIQYKRGKFNSSPRADSRTVAK, encoded by the coding sequence ATTCTTCAAACGAAATGGTCGGAAGCCACCCCATCTTCCCGTCATCATCCCTACGTACAAGCTTTACAGGAAGGATTCCGGGAAGCGACCCGCAACCACGTCGTCCGTTCTGTTATCCTGATTGGGATCAGCTGGGGATTTGCCGGCGGAGGATATCAAATATTGATCCCTCTGCTTGGAAGCAAAGTCTACGATCTGCAAGGATTCGGGATCGGAATCCTGTATGCGATCGATGGTCTGGGAGTGTTGACCGGGGCATACTGTTTAAAAAAATTCATCAAGGATCAACACCGTCGAGCCGTAGTATGGTATGGGGTTTCCTACCTTACCCAGGCATTATTTTTTGCTTTGCTCGCTCAAACCAACACCTTTCTAACGGGGGTTTTGATGCTGTATCTGATGAGGGTAAGTTCCGGTATCATCATCCCCCTTGACACGTATCTGTTGCAAACCCATACGAATGAGGAAGTCCGGGGACGTGTTTTTTCCCTGCACTTGGCAACCTATGGCGGAGTGATGCAACTCTCCTATGTGGTATCCGGGTGGACTTACGAACAACTGGGAATTCCCTTGGTTGGATTGGGGATTGGGACTATTTCCTTTCTGTGCGGTATGAGTTGGCTGATACAATACAAGCGTGGAAAATTCAATTCATCACCCCGGGCGGATTCTCGAACGGTTGCAAAATAG